Proteins from a single region of Streptomyces vinaceus:
- a CDS encoding LysR family transcriptional regulator, whose translation MIDPRRLRILRAVADHRTVTAAAAALYLTPSAVSQQLAALEQETGHALLTRSGRGVRLTAAGEILLVHAHEVLAQLERAEAELAAYAGGAAGEVTVAAFATGIAEVLAPAIARLARERPGIRLRVRDAEGDQSLPLLLDGEADLALAVEYRGAPGADDGRLSVLPLYAEPFDAVLPSGHPLADLPEVPLADLSDADWVGQYPGNPCHDVTLLACELAGFQPRFVHSSDDFRAVTALVGAGAGVALVPRSALRGMDLKEVQVRPVSGSTPTRRVFAATRRGAESHPLIAPILAALSREAGRLPTH comes from the coding sequence GTGATCGACCCCCGCCGGCTGCGCATCCTGCGGGCCGTGGCGGACCACCGTACGGTGACCGCCGCGGCCGCAGCCCTGTACCTCACCCCCTCCGCCGTCTCCCAGCAGCTCGCGGCGCTGGAACAGGAGACCGGGCACGCGCTGCTGACCCGCAGCGGTCGCGGCGTACGCCTGACGGCGGCGGGCGAGATCCTGCTCGTCCACGCCCACGAGGTCCTCGCCCAGCTGGAGCGCGCCGAGGCCGAACTCGCGGCCTACGCGGGAGGCGCGGCGGGCGAGGTGACGGTGGCCGCGTTCGCGACCGGCATCGCCGAGGTCCTCGCCCCCGCGATCGCCCGGCTGGCCCGCGAACGCCCGGGCATCCGCCTGCGCGTACGGGACGCGGAGGGCGACCAGAGCCTGCCGCTGCTGCTCGACGGCGAGGCCGACCTCGCGCTGGCCGTCGAGTACCGCGGCGCCCCGGGGGCGGACGACGGCCGGCTGTCGGTGCTCCCGCTGTACGCGGAGCCCTTCGACGCGGTGCTCCCCTCGGGACACCCGCTGGCCGACCTCCCCGAGGTCCCGCTGGCGGACCTCTCCGACGCGGACTGGGTGGGGCAGTACCCCGGTAACCCGTGCCACGACGTGACCCTGCTCGCCTGCGAACTGGCGGGCTTCCAGCCCCGGTTCGTGCACTCCTCGGACGATTTCCGCGCCGTGACCGCCCTCGTGGGCGCCGGGGCGGGAGTGGCCCTGGTCCCGCGCTCGGCGCTGCGCGGCATGGACCTCAAGGAGGTCCAGGTCCGCCCGGTCTCGGGCTCCACCCCCACCCGGAGGGTCTTCGCGGCCACCCGCCGCGGCGCGGAATCCCACCCCCTGATCGCCCCGATCCTGGCGGCCCTGTCGCGCGAGGCGGGGCGCCTGCCCACGCACTGA
- a CDS encoding DeoR/GlpR family DNA-binding transcription regulator has protein sequence MTRKERWQTLLDLLVERGELEVEPTAEALGVSAATIRRDLDQLAEQQLLVRTRGGAVVHGVSYELPLRYRTSRRAAEKHRISEAVAQLIAPGEVIGLTGGTTTTEVARALAGRPDLAAGSPALTVVTNALNIAGELVIRPQFKIVLTGGVARPQSYELTGPLAQQVLGQLTMDTAVVGVDAFDPADGAATRHEDEAAMNRLLCERARRVVIAADSSKLGVRAFARICPTRSVDVLVTDTALSDAVAAEFDAAGVDVRRV, from the coding sequence ATGACCCGCAAGGAGCGCTGGCAGACGCTGCTGGATCTGCTGGTGGAGCGGGGCGAGCTGGAGGTCGAGCCGACGGCGGAGGCCCTCGGCGTCTCCGCCGCGACCATCCGCCGCGACCTCGACCAGCTGGCCGAGCAGCAGCTGCTGGTCCGCACGCGCGGCGGAGCGGTGGTGCACGGCGTCAGTTACGAACTCCCGCTGCGCTACCGCACCTCGCGCCGCGCCGCCGAGAAGCACCGGATCAGCGAGGCGGTGGCGCAGCTGATCGCCCCCGGCGAGGTGATCGGCCTGACGGGCGGTACGACGACCACGGAGGTGGCCCGGGCGCTGGCCGGCCGCCCCGACCTCGCGGCGGGCTCGCCCGCGCTGACGGTGGTGACCAACGCGCTCAACATCGCGGGCGAGCTCGTCATCAGACCGCAGTTCAAGATCGTCCTGACGGGCGGGGTCGCCCGCCCCCAGTCGTACGAGCTGACGGGCCCGCTGGCGCAGCAGGTGCTGGGCCAGCTGACGATGGACACGGCGGTGGTCGGCGTGGACGCGTTCGACCCGGCGGACGGCGCGGCGACCCGCCACGAGGACGAGGCCGCGATGAACCGCCTGCTGTGCGAGCGGGCCCGCCGGGTGGTGATCGCGGCGGACTCCAGCAAACTCGGGGTGCGGGCCTTCGCCCGCATCTGCCCGACCCGGTCGGTGGACGTCCTGGTCACGGACACGGCGCTGTCGGACGCGGTCGCGGCCGAGTTCGACGCGGCGGGCGTGGACGTGCGCAGGGTGTGA